One window of Hylemonella gracilis genomic DNA carries:
- a CDS encoding flavin-containing monooxygenase: MTTLDTRTDTRTQIALIGAGPSGLAAARNLQKLGIPFQGFEAYTDVGGLWNIHNPRSTVYESAHLISSKTTTEFSEFPMKPEVADYPSHREMRRYFIDFAQHFDLKRHYCFGAQVQSVVPVGEGDGEDKAPLWRVTWRDAQGEHGAEFKGLVIANGTLAEPNLPKFEGRFSGELIHTAAYKSAEQFRGKRVLVVGAGNSGCDIAVDAVHAADSVDISVRRGYYFVPKYVFGKPADTLGGKLRLPVWLKQKMDALVLGWFTGDPARFGLPKPDYKMYESHPVVNSLILHHLGHGDIHVKPDIARLDGRTVFFRDGSAQDYDLILCATGYRLHYPFIKPELLNWQGMAPQLYLNIFTPRFDNLAVMGMIEASGIGWQGRYEQAELVARYFKAQATGNPAAVALNAAKRGPAPDLSGGFKYLKLERMAYYVHKDTYRAAVRAASAALA; encoded by the coding sequence ATGACGACCCTTGACACCCGCACCGACACGCGCACCCAGATCGCCCTTATCGGCGCTGGCCCCAGTGGCCTGGCCGCCGCGCGCAATCTGCAGAAACTCGGTATTCCCTTCCAGGGTTTCGAGGCCTACACCGACGTGGGTGGTCTGTGGAACATCCACAACCCGCGCAGCACGGTCTATGAGTCGGCTCACCTGATTTCGAGCAAGACCACCACCGAATTCAGCGAGTTTCCGATGAAACCCGAAGTGGCTGATTACCCCAGCCACCGCGAGATGCGACGGTACTTCATCGACTTCGCCCAACATTTTGATCTGAAGCGGCACTACTGCTTCGGTGCGCAGGTGCAAAGCGTCGTGCCGGTGGGCGAGGGTGACGGCGAGGACAAGGCGCCGCTGTGGCGCGTCACCTGGCGCGACGCGCAGGGCGAGCACGGCGCCGAGTTCAAGGGCCTGGTCATCGCCAATGGCACCTTGGCCGAACCGAATCTGCCGAAGTTCGAGGGGCGCTTCAGCGGCGAGCTCATCCACACAGCCGCCTACAAGAGCGCCGAGCAGTTCCGCGGCAAGCGGGTGCTGGTGGTGGGTGCGGGCAACTCGGGCTGCGATATCGCGGTGGACGCCGTGCACGCAGCCGACAGCGTGGACATCTCGGTGCGTCGCGGTTATTACTTCGTGCCCAAGTACGTGTTCGGCAAACCGGCCGACACCCTGGGCGGCAAGCTGCGCTTGCCCGTCTGGCTCAAGCAGAAGATGGATGCCCTGGTCCTGGGCTGGTTCACGGGCGATCCCGCGCGTTTCGGCCTGCCCAAGCCCGACTACAAGATGTACGAGTCGCACCCCGTGGTGAACTCACTCATCCTGCACCACCTGGGCCACGGCGACATCCACGTCAAGCCCGACATCGCACGCCTGGATGGCCGCACTGTGTTTTTCAGGGACGGCAGTGCGCAGGACTACGACCTCATCCTCTGCGCCACGGGTTATCGCCTGCACTACCCCTTCATCAAGCCCGAGCTGCTCAACTGGCAGGGCATGGCGCCACAGCTTTACCTCAACATCTTCACGCCACGCTTCGACAACTTGGCCGTGATGGGCATGATCGAGGCCAGCGGCATTGGCTGGCAGGGCCGCTATGAGCAGGCCGAACTGGTCGCGCGTTATTTCAAGGCGCAGGCGACCGGTAATCCGGCGGCAGTTGCGCTGAACGCGGCCAAGCGCGGGCCTGCGCCCGATCTCAGCGGTGGCTTCAAGTACCTCAAGCTCGAGCGCATGGCCTATTACGTCCATAAGGACACCTACCGCGCCGCCGTGCGCGCGGCCAGCGCGGCGCTGGCCTGA
- a CDS encoding SDR family oxidoreductase: protein MTFPFRNAVLTGACGGLGQALARELIARGAAVALVGLNRPVLDELAALASERCTVYTPDVADAAAMQACARDWMVRHGVPDLLIANAGVAGGFDTAQADDLAVMRRMLEINLLGVATTFQPHLTAMRAQGRGALVAVASIAGWRGMPGNGAYCASKGGLIRYLESLRAELRGTGLSVHTVSPGYLRTALTAGNHFAMPGLMAPEDAARRLLAGVARGREHIVLPRRIGWLSRALSLLPVSWHDHLLLNQPRKPRMGEAGATAIPGLRVSDPPSSQPRR, encoded by the coding sequence ATGACCTTCCCGTTCAGAAACGCGGTGCTCACGGGCGCCTGTGGTGGCTTGGGCCAGGCGCTGGCGCGTGAACTGATCGCCAGGGGTGCGGCCGTGGCCCTGGTGGGGCTGAACCGCCCGGTGCTCGATGAACTCGCTGCCTTGGCGTCTGAGCGCTGCACGGTCTACACGCCCGACGTGGCTGACGCCGCGGCCATGCAGGCCTGCGCGCGCGACTGGATGGTGCGCCATGGCGTGCCCGATCTGCTGATCGCCAACGCGGGCGTGGCCGGGGGCTTCGACACCGCGCAGGCCGACGATCTTGCCGTGATGCGCCGCATGCTGGAGATCAACCTGCTAGGCGTGGCCACCACCTTCCAGCCGCACCTGACCGCCATGCGTGCCCAAGGGCGTGGTGCCCTGGTGGCGGTGGCCAGCATCGCGGGCTGGCGGGGCATGCCGGGCAACGGGGCCTATTGCGCGAGCAAGGGCGGCCTGATCCGTTATTTGGAGAGCCTGCGTGCCGAACTGCGCGGCACAGGCCTGAGCGTGCACACGGTGAGCCCGGGGTATCTGCGCACCGCGCTGACGGCCGGCAATCATTTCGCCATGCCCGGTTTGATGGCGCCCGAGGACGCGGCACGCAGGCTGCTGGCCGGCGTGGCGCGTGGGCGTGAACACATCGTGCTGCCGCGACGCATCGGCTGGCTCTCGCGGGCTTTGTCTTTGTTGCCCGTGTCCTGGCATGACCACCTGCTGCTGAACCAGCCGCGCAAGCCGCGCATGGGCGAGGCCGGCGCCACTGCCATCCCCGGTCTGCGGGTCAGCGACCCGCCTTCTTCCCAACCCCGACGTTGA
- a CDS encoding ribonuclease catalytic domain-containing protein, giving the protein MFALFDEAGKFLAGRILSEADASLQVELDTGKRVKVKAANVLLKFEKPAPAALLAEAQPLAEGIELDLAWEFAPEEDFGFAELAALYFQDPPTLTQQAAALLRLHEAPHYFRRAGKGRYKKAPAEIIQQALAAIEKKRLLQIQIGEWAQQLAQGNCPAPIREQLYKILFKPDKNAPEYKAVVEAARATQKAPLDLLQAAGAIDSPYQFHWRRFLFDNFPKGYGFPANLVAPEIKDELPTASVQAYSIDDSQTTEIDDALSVQGLGSGTVTVGVHIAAPGLAVQRGDAIDKLGRDRLSTVYMPGYKITMLPDDVVQRYTLQEGQACPAVSLYVRFKEDTLELVDSATKLERVPIAHNLRHDQLDGVVTEEWLSNPGFTPALPPEATSHAALLTPALRAELSFLHRLARHLKAGREIVRGKPETFNRPDYNFRLLGGAGEPQGQESVQIGVRQRGAALDLIVAEAMILANSSWGQWMAELGVPAIYRSQASLAPGVKVRMGVKALPHAGIGVPSYAWSTSPLRRYTDMVNQWQIIACARHGRTAALAAPFKPKDAELFAIISAFDAAYTTYNGYQATIERYWTLKYLAQQGITELDATVFKDNLARADTLPLVLPVLGTQGLSRGARVRVKLGTIDEVALDVSGTVIARLDADANANGTEGDLAETAEGEDDDSLAAGPIAIAVDVNEAPEAEGASPTSGT; this is encoded by the coding sequence ATGTTTGCATTGTTCGACGAAGCCGGGAAGTTTCTCGCCGGCCGCATCCTTTCCGAGGCCGACGCCTCGCTCCAGGTGGAGCTGGACACCGGCAAGCGGGTGAAGGTCAAGGCGGCCAATGTGCTGCTGAAATTCGAGAAACCCGCGCCGGCCGCGCTGCTGGCCGAGGCCCAGCCCCTGGCCGAGGGCATCGAGCTGGACCTGGCCTGGGAGTTCGCCCCCGAGGAGGATTTCGGCTTCGCCGAGCTTGCGGCCCTGTACTTCCAGGACCCACCCACATTGACCCAGCAGGCCGCCGCCCTGCTGCGCCTGCACGAAGCGCCGCATTACTTCCGCCGCGCGGGCAAGGGACGCTACAAGAAGGCGCCGGCGGAGATCATCCAGCAAGCGCTGGCCGCCATCGAGAAGAAGCGCCTGCTGCAGATCCAGATCGGCGAATGGGCGCAGCAACTCGCCCAAGGCAACTGCCCCGCGCCCATCCGCGAGCAGCTCTACAAGATCCTCTTCAAGCCGGACAAAAACGCGCCCGAGTACAAGGCCGTGGTGGAAGCAGCGCGCGCCACGCAGAAGGCGCCGCTGGACCTGCTGCAGGCGGCAGGCGCCATCGATTCGCCCTACCAATTCCACTGGCGCCGTTTCCTGTTCGACAACTTCCCCAAGGGCTACGGCTTTCCCGCGAATCTCGTGGCGCCCGAGATCAAGGATGAACTGCCCACGGCAAGCGTGCAGGCTTACTCCATCGACGACTCGCAGACCACGGAAATCGACGACGCGCTGTCGGTGCAGGGCCTGGGCTCGGGCACGGTGACGGTGGGCGTGCACATCGCCGCGCCCGGCCTGGCCGTGCAGCGCGGCGACGCCATCGACAAGCTGGGCCGCGACCGCTTGTCCACCGTCTACATGCCGGGCTACAAGATCACCATGCTGCCCGACGACGTGGTGCAGCGCTACACCCTGCAGGAAGGCCAGGCCTGCCCCGCCGTGTCGCTCTACGTGCGCTTCAAGGAGGACACGTTGGAGTTGGTGGACAGCGCAACGAAACTGGAGCGCGTACCCATCGCCCACAACCTGCGCCACGACCAACTGGACGGCGTGGTGACGGAGGAATGGCTGAGCAACCCCGGTTTTACCCCCGCCCTCCCCCCAGAAGCCACGTCGCATGCGGCCCTGTTGACCCCCGCGCTGCGTGCAGAACTGAGTTTTCTGCATCGCCTGGCCCGCCACCTGAAGGCGGGGCGCGAAATCGTGCGCGGCAAACCCGAGACCTTCAACCGGCCCGACTACAACTTCCGCCTGCTGGGCGGCGCGGGTGAGCCGCAAGGCCAGGAGTCGGTGCAGATCGGTGTGCGCCAACGTGGCGCGGCGCTGGACTTGATCGTGGCCGAGGCCATGATCCTGGCCAACAGCAGTTGGGGTCAATGGATGGCCGAACTGGGCGTGCCCGCCATCTACCGCAGCCAGGCCAGCCTGGCGCCCGGCGTCAAGGTGCGCATGGGCGTCAAGGCCCTGCCGCACGCGGGCATCGGTGTGCCCAGCTACGCCTGGAGCACTTCGCCGCTGCGCCGCTACACCGACATGGTGAACCAGTGGCAGATCATCGCCTGCGCGCGCCATGGCAGGACGGCCGCGCTGGCCGCGCCCTTCAAGCCCAAGGATGCGGAACTGTTCGCCATCATCAGCGCCTTCGACGCGGCCTACACGACATACAACGGCTACCAGGCCACCATCGAACGCTACTGGACGCTCAAGTACCTCGCGCAGCAAGGCATCACTGAGCTGGACGCCACGGTGTTCAAGGACAACCTGGCCCGCGCCGACACCCTGCCCCTGGTGCTGCCCGTGCTGGGCACGCAAGGCCTGTCGCGCGGCGCGCGGGTGCGGGTGAAACTTGGCACCATCGACGAAGTGGCCCTGGACGTCAGCGGCACGGTGATCGCGCGCCTGGACGCCGACGCCAACGCCAACGGGACCGAGGGTGATCTCGCCGAAACCGCTGAAGGCGAGGACGATGACTCCCTGGCCGCCGGCCCGATTGCCATCGCGGTGGATGTCAACGAGGCTCCCGAGGCCGAGGGCGCGTCCCCGACCAGCGGCACCTGA